The Lepeophtheirus salmonis chromosome 1, UVic_Lsal_1.4, whole genome shotgun sequence genome has a segment encoding these proteins:
- the LOC121128618 gene encoding protein O-mannosyl-transferase Tmtc3 encodes MSPYNRSYTPPSMNDVSRSSSNSKTQHPSNHQHHSQKEQRSLNKHSSSPSSIKKSSSPYHQKHWSGSCGNSSDSDDSTSSSWSSSFSHSASSSPSLFYGFYSEGGAELGSPGGYRRSILTLFTISVLLYSYSFSCGFVFDDITAVKDNRDLRPHVPLVNLLRNDFWGTPMLKEQSHKSYRPLTVFTFRLNYALDGLRPSGYHLVNILLHGLVTVLFYHLLLVFLRSRVRNYGMVSFLAALLFALHPVHVEAVTGVVGRAELLASLFYLGSLLAYSKASSPKKSGPSTNWTYLLGSLFLTSLATLSKEQGITATGVAITYELVVNQNIRLQTFTNIGGKKTFRNKSFKEGLRRIGALTSGSITLLLIRMSIMGGNLPVFTRLDNPAAGSDSPTRQLTFNYLSSFNFWLLLSGSDLCCDWTMSTVPLVNSLLDPRNTMTLGFFALLGKLLHKAFMSSDRSTRTLILLSLSLLVCPFLPASNLFFPVGFVVAERVLYLPSMGFCLLVAYGLSEIAIHKPQLRSLLISSLLLLSSLHIIKTSLRTLDWKDEYSLFTSGLKVARNGNAKLYNNVGHALEAHKKHEEALLYFRAAVSIQPDDIGAHINVGRSLNLLHRYQDAEEAYLKAKSLLPRSRPGEVYHARVAPNHLKVFLNLATLIAKNGSRLEEADSLYRQAISMRADYTEAYINRGDILIKLNRTKEAQEVYEAALSYENDNPDIYYNLGVVFLEQGETHRALSYLNKALEYDPNHFQALLNSAILIQESGSSDQRQTAMDRLQRLVQRGDSNERVYFNLGMLSMDNQDLISAEKWFRKSIEIKSDFRSALFNLALLLSESGRPLEGAPFLHQLIRHYPDHIKGLLLLGDLYVNHHGDLRAAEKCYRRILSLEPNNVQGLHNLCVVMVEAGDLSQAHSCLLEAYKLAPSEDYIRKHLTIVEERLKHKR; translated from the exons ATGTCACCCTACAATCGTAGCTATACTCCTCCATCAATGAATGATGTCAGTAGAAGTAGTAGTAACAGTAAGACTCAGCATCCTAGCAATCATCAGCACCACTCTCAAAAGGAGCAGCGATCTCTTAACAAGCATTCATCATCCCCATccagtataaaaaaatcatcttctcCATATCATCAAAAACACTGGAGTGGCTCTTGTGGAAACAGTTCAGACTCTGATGATTCAACAAGTAGTAGTTGGTCCTCTTCCTTCTCTCATTCAGCCTCATCGTCTCCGTCGTTATTCTATGGATTTTATAGTGAAGGAGGAGCAGAGCTTGGGAGTCCTGGAGGATACAGGCGATCCATTCTGACACTATTCACCATCTCAGTCCTTCTCTACTCGTATTCATTCAGTTGCGGATTTGTATTTGATGACATCACAGCCGTTAAAGATAATAGGGATCTTCGACCCCATGTCCCACTCGTCAATCTTCTTAGAAATGACTTTTGGGGCACTCCCATGCTCAAAGAGCAGAGTCACAAGTCTTATCGACCCCTGACTGTCTTTACATTCAGGTTAAATTACGCTCTAGATGGTCTTAGACCTTCTGGATATCATTTAGTCAATATTCTACTCCACGGTCTGGTCACAGTACTTTTCTATCATCTTCTTCTTGTTTTCCTACGCAGTCGAGTGAGAAACTATGGTATGGTCTCCTTCCTCGCTGCACTTTTATTTGCGTTACATCCG GTTCATGTAGAGGCTGTGACAGGGGTTGTTGGTCGTGCTGAACTTTTGGCATCTCTATTTTACCTTGGCTCTCTATTGGCATACAGCAAGGCATCCTCCCCGAAGAAAAGTGGACCATCCACAAACTGGACTTACCTCCTGGGATCCCTGTTTCTCACATCCCTCGCAACACTGAGTAAGGAACAAGGGATTACAGCAACAGGGGTGGCCATTACGTATGAGCTTGTAGTCAACCAAAATATTCGCCTTCAGACTTTTACCAATATTGGAGGGAAAAAGACTTTCAGAAACAAATCTTTCAAAGAAGGACTTCGGAGAATAGGAGCCTTGACCAGTGGATCTATTACTCTCCTTTTGATTCGAATGAGCATCATGGGAGGAAATCTCCCTGTTTTTACTCGTTTAGACAATCCAGCAGCGGGCTCAGACTCCCCAACTCGGCAACTCACATTTAATTACTTGAGTAGCTTCAACTTTTGGTTATTGTTAAGTGGATCAGATCTTTGTTGCGATTGGACCATGTCAACAGTGCCTTTAGTCAACTCCCTCCTGGACCCCAGGAACACCATGACACTGGGATTCTTTGCACTTCTTGGCAAACTCCTTCATAAGGCTTTCATGTCATCTGATAGATCAACACGAACCCTCATTCTCCTAAGTCTATCTCTCCTCGTCTGTCCCTTTCTACCAGCCTCCAATCTTTTTTTCCCAGTTGGATTCGTTGTGGCAGAACGCGTTTTGTATTTACCCTCCATGGGGTTCTGTCTCCTCGTGGCCTACGGATTATCAGAAATAGCCATTCACAAACCTCAGCTCCGGAGTCTGCTTATATCTTCTCTTCTACTCCTCTCCTCCCTTCACATTATAAAAACCTCACTCCGGACTCTGGACTGGAAAGACGAGTACTCACTCTTTACTTCTGGACTGAAAGTGGCACGGAACGGAAATGCAAAACTCTACAACAATGTAGGGCATGCATTGGAAGCTCATAAGAAACATGAAGAGGCTCTTCTCTACTTTAGAGCAGCTGTTTCTATTCAACCAGATGATATTGGAGCGCATATTAATGTAGGACGCTCCTTGAATCTCCTTCATAGATATCAGGATGCAGAAGAAGCATATCTTAAAGCTAAGAGTCTGCTTCCTCGATCTCGCCCTGGTGAGGTATATCATGCAAGAGTGGCACCCAATCACCTCAAGGTCTTTCTGAATCTTGCCACATTAATTGCAAAGAATGGATCTAGACTTGAAGAAGCAGATTCCCTCTATCGACAAGCAATATCTATGAGAGCTGACTATACAGAGGCCTATATTAATCGTGGGGATATCCTCATCAAACTCAACCGAACAAAAGAGGCGCAAGAAGTATATGAGGCCGCACTGTCGTATGAAAATGATAACCcggatatatattataatttgggAGTAGTTTTCCTGGAGCAGGGAGAGACACATCGAGCACTCTCCTATCTGAATAAAGCCCTAGAGTATGATCCCAACCATTTTCAAGCTTTACTAAATTCTGCTATTCTAATACAAGAATCTGGGTCCTCTGATCAAAGACAAACAGCTATGGACCGACTTCAGCGACTCGTTCAAAGAGGTGACTCCAATGAGCGTGTATACTTCAACTTGGGTATGCTCTCCATGGATAATCAAGATCTTATCTCTGCTGAGAAATGGTTCCGCAAGTCCATTGAAATAAAGTCAGATTTTCGTTCTGCGCTCTTTAATTTAGCTCTTCTTCTCTCAGAGTCAGGACGTCCTCTTGAAGGAGCCCCTTTCCTTCACCAACTTATTCGTCATTATCCTGATCATATCAAAGGACTTCTTCTCCTTGGAGATTTGTACGTCAATCATCACGGAGACCTACGAGCTGCAGAAAAATGCTATCGACGGATCCTAAGCTTGGAGCCCAACAATGTTCAAGGCCTTCATAATCTCTGTGTAGTCATGGTAGAAGCAGGGGACTTGAGTCAAGCACATTCATGTCTACTAGAGGCCTATAAACTCGCTCCctctgaggactacatccgtaAGCATTTAACCATTGTGGAAGAAAGATTGAAGCATAAACGATAA
- the LOC121116043 gene encoding uncharacterized protein: MTFYKRYCLYNQAYIDLDFQQTAELRKLTLNIVEGEGDMEIYIGDNPRFWVKKYSSAVTNGLNEIIASYSVRFVRLLFINITSKLSLKGLQWYGYVRNSSNLETCIWEDNEKKSSSMDYRVWAVDTKQDIIYFCYRSPFKRGLRCFSYNVNKKARMELPSYISALLGIQNSIVYFEDKLGQRFFSNDGVHIVFTRNKEHIDLRRINISDSSEALVWTNSDYQGDSHGISKNGKIILLWANTCLN; the protein is encoded by the exons ATGACATTTTACAAAAGGTACTGTCTCTATAATCAAGCTTATATTGACTTGGACTTTCAACAGACGGCTGAACTACGGAAGTTGACTTTAAACATTGTTGAAGGTGAAGGGGATATGGAAATATACATTGGAGACAATCCAAGATTTTGGGTTAAAAAGTACTCTTCAGCTGTAACAAATGGACTAAACGAAATCATCGCATCCTATTCAGTCCGATTTGTTCGTTTGCTCTTTATAAACATTACTTCAAAGCTGAGTTTGAAAgg GCTTCAATGGTATGGGTATGTAAGAAATAGTTCAAACTTGGAGACTTGCATTTGGGAGGATAATGAGAAGAAATCCTCATCCATGGATTACCGAGTTTGGGCCGTAGATACAAAACAGGACATTATCTATTTTTGCTACCGCTCTCCATTCAAACGAGGACTTCGTTGCTTTTCCTACAATGTAAATAAGAAAGCTCGAATGG AGCTTCCATCCTACATCAGTGCCCTCTTGGGCATTCAGAATAGCATCGTCTATTTTGAAGACAAACTGGGACAAAGGTTTTTCAGCAATGATGGCGTTCATATCGTATTCACTAGAAATAAAGAACATATTGACTTAAGAAGGATAAATATATCTGACAGCTCGGAAGCCTTAGTCTGGACAAACTCTGATTATCAAG gtgATTCTCATGGAATTTCAAAGAATGGAAAGATCATATTGCTATGGGCTAACACTTGTTTGAATTAG